Proteins co-encoded in one Streptococcus pyogenes genomic window:
- the ftsH gene encoding ATP-dependent zinc metalloprotease FtsH, whose protein sequence is MKNNKNNGFVKNSFIYILMIIVVITGFQFYLKGTSTQSQQISYSKLIKHLKAGDIKSLSYQPSGSIIEVKGKYEKPQKVTVNSGLSFLGGRASTQVTEFSSLVLPSDTILKEMTAAADKNGTELTVKQESSSGTWITFLMSFLPIVIFAAFMMMMMNQGGGGARGAMSFGKNKAKSQSKGNVKVRFTDVAGAEEEKQELVEVVDFLKNPKKYKSLGARIPAGVLLEGPPGTGKTLLAKAVAGEAGVPFFSISGSDFVEMFVGVGASRVRSLFEDAKKAERAIIFIDEIDAVGRRRGAGMGGGNDEREQTLNQLLIEMDGFEGNENIIVIAATNRSDVLDPALLRPGRFDRKVLVGRPDVKGREAILRVHAKNKPLANDVNLKVVAQQTPGFVGADLENVLNEAALVAARRNKIKIDASDIDEAEDRVIAGPSKKDRTISQKEREMVAYHEAGHTIVGLVLSNARVVHKVTIVPRGRAGGYMIALPKEDQMLLSKEDLKEQLAGLMGGRVAEEIVFNAQTSGASNDFEQATQIARAMVTEYGMSEKLGPVQYEGNHAMMPGQISPEKAYSAQTAQMIDDEVRELLNQARNQAADIINENRDTHKLIAEALLKYETLDAAQIKSIYETGKMPVDLETDDNEAHALSYDEIKNKMTESESAE, encoded by the coding sequence ATGAAAAATAATAAAAATAATGGTTTTGTTAAAAATTCTTTTATATATATATTGATGATTATTGTTGTCATCACAGGATTTCAATTTTATCTTAAGGGAACCAGCACACAAAGCCAACAGATTAGTTATTCCAAATTAATTAAACATCTTAAGGCTGGAGATATAAAATCTTTAAGTTATCAGCCTAGCGGTAGTATTATTGAAGTTAAAGGGAAATATGAGAAACCTCAAAAAGTGACAGTTAATTCAGGACTATCATTTTTAGGTGGAAGAGCTTCAACACAGGTAACAGAGTTCTCATCTTTAGTATTACCTAGTGATACCATCTTGAAAGAAATGACAGCAGCAGCTGATAAAAATGGAACAGAGCTTACAGTTAAGCAGGAAAGTTCAAGTGGTACTTGGATTACCTTCTTAATGAGCTTTTTACCTATTGTTATTTTTGCTGCTTTCATGATGATGATGATGAATCAAGGTGGTGGAGGAGCTCGTGGTGCTATGAGTTTCGGCAAAAATAAGGCAAAATCTCAATCAAAAGGTAATGTTAAAGTGAGATTTACAGACGTTGCTGGTGCCGAAGAAGAAAAACAAGAATTAGTAGAAGTTGTTGATTTTTTGAAAAATCCTAAAAAATATAAATCACTAGGAGCACGGATTCCAGCGGGAGTTCTTCTAGAGGGGCCTCCAGGTACTGGTAAAACATTACTAGCTAAAGCTGTAGCAGGTGAAGCTGGAGTGCCATTTTTCAGTATTTCAGGTTCGGATTTTGTCGAAATGTTTGTCGGTGTAGGTGCTAGTCGTGTTCGTTCTTTATTTGAGGATGCTAAAAAAGCTGAGCGTGCGATCATCTTTATCGATGAAATTGACGCTGTAGGTCGTCGTCGTGGTGCTGGCATGGGAGGCGGTAACGATGAACGAGAACAGACCCTTAACCAATTACTCATTGAAATGGATGGTTTTGAGGGTAATGAGAACATTATCGTTATTGCTGCAACTAACCGTAGTGATGTTTTAGATCCAGCTTTACTAAGACCAGGTCGTTTTGATCGTAAGGTTTTAGTTGGTCGCCCTGATGTTAAAGGACGTGAAGCCATTTTACGTGTTCATGCTAAAAATAAACCACTTGCAAATGACGTTAATTTGAAAGTAGTAGCCCAACAGACTCCAGGTTTTGTAGGTGCTGATCTTGAAAATGTTTTAAATGAAGCTGCGTTGGTTGCTGCTCGCAGAAATAAAATTAAAATTGATGCTAGTGATATTGATGAAGCTGAAGATCGTGTTATTGCTGGACCATCAAAGAAAGATCGCACTATTTCGCAAAAAGAGCGAGAAATGGTTGCTTATCACGAAGCTGGTCATACTATTGTTGGTTTAGTTTTATCTAATGCGCGTGTAGTTCACAAGGTAACTATTGTACCTCGTGGACGAGCAGGTGGTTATATGATCGCTCTTCCAAAAGAAGATCAAATGCTTCTTTCTAAAGAAGATCTGAAAGAGCAATTAGCAGGATTGATGGGTGGTCGTGTTGCTGAAGAAATTGTTTTTAATGCTCAAACATCAGGTGCGTCAAATGACTTTGAGCAAGCTACTCAGATAGCAAGGGCCATGGTTACGGAATATGGTATGAGTGAAAAGCTTGGACCAGTTCAATATGAAGGTAACCATGCGATGATGCCAGGACAGATCTCTCCTGAAAAAGCTTACTCTGCCCAAACAGCTCAAATGATTGATGATGAGGTTCGTGAACTCTTAAATCAAGCTCGTAATCAAGCAGCTGATATCATCAATGAGAATCGAGATACTCATAAATTGATTGCTGAAGCTCTTCTCAAATATGAAACTCTAGACGCTGCACAAATTAAATCAATTTATGAAACTGGTAAAATGCCAGTTGATTTAGAAACTGATGATAATGAAGCTCATGCGTTATCTTATGACGAAATTAAAAATAAAATGACAGAATCTGAATCTGCAGAATGA
- a CDS encoding APC family permease, whose product MTIFRKKKKYSNKTEMQRHFKVIDLVFLGLGSMVGTGIFTVTGIGAAKYAGPALTISIIISAIAIGILALFYAEFASRMPSNGGAYSYVYATLGEFPAWLVGWYIIMEFLTAISSVAVGWGSYLKGLLANYNIVLPNALNGTFNLKNGTYIDILPVLVMFFVTGIVLMNSKLALRFNSFLVILKFSALALFIFVGIFFIDHNNWSHFAPYGVGQITGGKTGIFAGASVMFFAFLGFESISMAVDEVKEPQKTIPKGIILSLIIVTALYIVVTTILTGIVHYTKLNVPDAVAFALRNIRLYWAADYVSIVAILTLITVCISMTYALARTIYSISRDGLLPKSLYTLTKKNKVPQNATLVTGLLAMICAGIFPLSSLAEFVNICTLAYLIILSGAIIKLRRIEGEPKANEFKTPLVPFLPMLAIIICLSFMSQYKAFTWIAFAIATIIGTLIYLAYGYTHSIENK is encoded by the coding sequence ATGACTATTTTTCGTAAAAAAAAGAAATATTCCAATAAAACAGAAATGCAAAGGCACTTCAAAGTTATTGATTTAGTTTTTTTAGGCCTAGGTTCAATGGTTGGAACAGGTATCTTTACAGTTACTGGCATAGGCGCTGCTAAGTATGCAGGTCCTGCTTTAACAATATCGATTATCATTTCCGCGATTGCTATTGGAATTTTAGCCTTATTTTATGCAGAATTTGCGTCTCGTATGCCTTCTAACGGTGGTGCTTATAGTTATGTTTATGCAACCTTGGGAGAGTTTCCAGCATGGCTTGTTGGCTGGTATATTATTATGGAATTTTTAACAGCTATATCTAGTGTTGCTGTTGGCTGGGGAAGTTATTTAAAAGGATTACTTGCCAATTATAATATAGTATTACCAAACGCTTTAAATGGCACGTTCAATCTTAAGAATGGAACTTACATAGATATTCTTCCTGTTTTAGTGATGTTTTTCGTGACAGGGATTGTCCTAATGAATTCGAAATTAGCCCTGAGATTCAATAGTTTTTTAGTTATTTTAAAATTTTCAGCACTGGCTTTATTTATCTTTGTAGGCATTTTTTTTATTGATCACAATAATTGGTCTCATTTTGCTCCATATGGTGTAGGACAAATTACTGGAGGTAAAACAGGTATCTTTGCTGGTGCTTCTGTTATGTTCTTTGCATTTTTAGGATTTGAATCTATTTCAATGGCAGTTGATGAAGTGAAAGAACCACAAAAAACAATCCCTAAAGGCATCATTTTATCTTTGATTATTGTAACAGCACTCTATATAGTTGTCACCACTATTTTAACGGGAATTGTACACTACACTAAATTAAATGTTCCAGACGCGGTGGCTTTTGCTTTAAGAAATATTAGACTTTATTGGGCAGCTGACTATGTGTCGATAGTTGCTATTTTGACTCTTATTACGGTATGTATTTCTATGACCTATGCATTAGCTAGAACAATTTACAGTATTAGTAGAGATGGTTTATTACCTAAATCACTTTATACTCTCACTAAAAAAAATAAAGTGCCTCAAAATGCTACTCTTGTCACTGGACTACTTGCTATGATTTGTGCGGGAATATTTCCTTTATCGAGTCTAGCAGAGTTTGTTAATATTTGTACTTTAGCATATTTAATTATTCTGTCGGGTGCAATTATTAAACTCAGAAGAATAGAAGGAGAACCAAAAGCAAATGAATTTAAAACTCCTCTAGTACCATTCCTACCAATGTTGGCAATTATCATTTGTCTATCATTTATGAGCCAATATAAAGCTTTTACTTGGATTGCTTTTGCTATTGCCACAATTATTGGAACATTAATCTACTTAGCTTATGGTTATACTCATTCAATAGAAAATAAATAA
- a CDS encoding transposase, which produces MTVLNYVNAGDAKNIHNHLFHYTRQVRRHVKVITIGILSAHYYEITMLFLQAKIILDCFHIPQRLRQAITRFRIRIINTSAIKPIAYRTLKLY; this is translated from the coding sequence ATCACGGTTTTAAATTATGTAAATGCTGGGGACGCAAAAAACATTCATAATCATCTCTTTCATTATACCAGACAGGTTAGAAGGCATGTCAAAGTTATTACCATAGGCATACTCAGTGCCCACTACTATGAGATTACTATGCTTTTTCTACAGGCTAAAATTATCCTCGATTGTTTTCATATCCCCCAACGTCTTAGACAAGCTATAACTCGCTTTCGTATCCGAATCATAAATACTTCTGCTATAAAACCTATCGCGTATAGAACTCTCAAACTTTACTGA
- the pcsB gene encoding peptidoglycan hydrolase PcsB, whose translation MKKRILSAVLVSGVTLGAATTVGAEDLSTKIAKQDSIISNLTTEQKAAQNQVSALQAQVSSLQSEQDKLTARNTELEALSKRFEQEIKALTSQIVARNEKLKNQARSAYKNNETSGYINALLNSKSISDVVNRLVAINRAVSANAKLLEQQKADKVSLEEKQAANQTAINTIAANMAMAEENQNTLRTQQANLVAATANLALQLASATEDKANLVAQKEAAEKAAAEALAQEQAAKVKAQEQAAQQAASVEAAKSAITPAPQATPAAQSSNAIEPAALTAPAAPSAGPQTSYDSSNTYPVGQCTWGAKSLAPWAGNNWGNGGQWAYSAQAAGYRTGSTPMVGAIAVWNDGGYGHVAVVVEVQSASSIRVMESNYSGRQYIADHRGWFNPTGVTFIYPH comes from the coding sequence ATGAAAAAAAGAATTTTATCAGCAGTTCTTGTAAGTGGTGTTACCCTCGGAGCAGCTACAACTGTAGGAGCGGAGGATTTAAGTACTAAGATTGCTAAGCAAGATTCTATTATCTCAAATCTGACTACAGAGCAAAAAGCTGCACAGAATCAAGTTTCAGCGTTACAGGCTCAAGTAAGTTCACTACAATCTGAACAAGATAAACTGACCGCAAGAAATACAGAACTTGAGGCGCTTTCAAAGCGATTTGAGCAAGAAATTAAGGCTCTAACAAGTCAAATTGTTGCTCGTAATGAAAAATTAAAAAATCAAGCTCGTAGTGCTTATAAAAACAATGAAACTTCTGGTTATATTAATGCACTTTTGAATTCTAAATCAATTTCTGATGTTGTAAACCGTTTAGTAGCAATTAATAGAGCTGTCTCTGCTAACGCTAAATTGTTAGAACAACAAAAAGCTGATAAAGTTTCCCTTGAAGAAAAGCAAGCTGCTAACCAAACAGCTATTAATACCATTGCCGCTAATATGGCAATGGCTGAAGAAAACCAAAATACATTACGTACTCAACAAGCTAATTTGGTAGCTGCAACTGCAAATTTAGCTCTCCAATTAGCATCTGCTACTGAAGATAAAGCTAATTTGGTAGCTCAAAAAGAAGCTGCAGAAAAAGCTGCTGCTGAAGCCTTAGCACAAGAACAGGCTGCTAAAGTTAAGGCACAAGAACAGGCTGCACAACAAGCAGCATCTGTTGAAGCAGCAAAATCTGCTATTACTCCAGCACCACAAGCTACTCCGGCAGCGCAAAGTAGTAATGCTATTGAACCAGCTGCACTCACGGCTCCGGCAGCTCCTTCTGCAGGACCACAAACATCATATGATTCTTCTAATACTTATCCAGTTGGACAATGCACATGGGGAGCTAAATCTTTAGCTCCTTGGGCAGGAAATAATTGGGGAAATGGTGGTCAATGGGCTTATAGTGCTCAAGCAGCTGGTTATCGTACTGGTTCAACGCCGATGGTAGGTGCGATTGCCGTTTGGAACGATGGTGGTTATGGACATGTCGCCGTTGTAGTTGAGGTTCAAAGTGCCTCAAGTATTCGTGTGATGGAGTCTAACTACAGTGGTAGACAGTACATTGCTGACCACCGTGGCTGGTTTAATCCAACAGGTGTTACATTTATTTATCCACACTAA
- a CDS encoding ribose-phosphate diphosphokinase: MSYSDLKLFALSSNKELAEKVASAMGIQLGKSTVRQFSDGEIQVNIEESIRGHHVFILQSTSSPVNDNLMEILIMVDALKRASAEKISVVMPYYGYARQDRKARSREPITSKLVANMLEVAGVDRLLTVDLHAAQIQGFFDIPVDHLMGAPLIADYFDRHGLVGEDVVVVSPDHGGVTRARKLAQFLQTPIAIIDKRRSVDKMNTSEVMNIIGNVSGKKCILIDDMIDTAGTICHAADALAEAGATAVYASCTHPVLSGPALDNIQRSAIEKLIVLDTIYLPKERLIDKIEQISIADLVAEAIIRIHEKRPLSPLFEMGN, translated from the coding sequence ATGTCTTATTCTGATTTAAAATTGTTTGCTTTATCGTCAAACAAGGAATTAGCAGAAAAAGTTGCGTCTGCAATGGGTATTCAACTTGGAAAGTCTACGGTTCGCCAGTTTTCAGATGGTGAAATCCAAGTAAATATTGAAGAATCAATTCGTGGTCATCATGTCTTTATTTTGCAATCAACTAGCTCACCTGTCAATGATAATTTAATGGAAATTTTGATTATGGTCGATGCTTTAAAGCGTGCTAGTGCTGAAAAAATTTCAGTTGTGATGCCTTACTACGGCTATGCACGCCAAGACCGTAAAGCGCGTTCTCGTGAACCTATTACTTCAAAATTAGTTGCTAATATGTTAGAAGTTGCTGGTGTAGATCGCTTATTAACGGTTGATTTACATGCTGCTCAAATTCAAGGGTTCTTTGATATTCCAGTTGATCACTTGATGGGTGCACCTTTAATTGCAGACTATTTTGATCGTCATGGTTTAGTGGGTGAAGATGTTGTCGTTGTTAGTCCTGACCATGGTGGTGTGACTCGTGCGCGTAAATTAGCACAATTCCTCCAAACACCAATTGCAATTATCGATAAGCGTCGTAGTGTGGATAAGATGAACACCAGTGAAGTGATGAATATTATCGGAAATGTTTCGGGGAAGAAATGTATCTTGATTGACGATATGATTGATACCGCAGGGACTATTTGCCATGCAGCAGATGCGCTTGCTGAAGCGGGGGCAACAGCTGTGTATGCGTCATGTACGCATCCCGTTCTTTCTGGACCAGCACTTGATAATATTCAACGTTCGGCTATCGAAAAACTAATTGTTCTTGATACTATTTATCTGCCAAAAGAACGCCTTATTGATAAAATTGAACAAATTTCAATTGCTGATTTGGTTGCAGAAGCGATTATTCGTATTCATGAAAAACGTCCGTTGTCACCTTTATTTGAGATGGGCAATTAA
- the recO gene encoding DNA repair protein RecO, with the protein MQLTESLGIVLFNRNYREDDKLVKIFTEVAGKQMFFVKHISRSKMSSIIQPLTIADFIFKLNDTGLSYVVDYSNVNTYRYINNDIFRLAYASYVLALADAAIADNESDSHLFTFLKKTLDLMEEGLDYEILTNIFEIQILDRFGISLNFHECAICHRTDLPLDFSHRFSAVLCSEHYYKDNRRNHLDPNVIYLLSRFQKITFDDLRTISLNKDIKKKLRQFIDELYHDYVGIKLKSKTFIDNLVKWGDIMK; encoded by the coding sequence ATGCAACTAACAGAATCACTAGGCATCGTTCTTTTTAATAGGAATTATCGAGAAGATGATAAATTAGTCAAAATATTTACTGAAGTAGCAGGTAAGCAGATGTTTTTCGTGAAACATATTAGTCGTTCCAAAATGTCCTCAATCATTCAACCACTAACGATTGCTGATTTTATTTTCAAGTTAAATGATACAGGCTTGTCTTATGTTGTTGACTATAGTAACGTTAACACTTATCGGTATATTAATAATGATATTTTTCGATTAGCCTATGCTAGTTATGTCTTAGCATTAGCTGATGCTGCGATTGCAGATAATGAATCAGATTCGCATTTGTTTACGTTTTTGAAAAAAACACTTGATTTGATGGAAGAGGGCCTAGATTATGAAATTTTGACAAATATTTTTGAAATTCAGATATTAGATCGTTTTGGTATTAGTCTAAACTTTCATGAGTGTGCCATTTGTCATCGCACTGATTTACCGCTTGATTTTTCCCATCGTTTTTCAGCTGTACTTTGTTCTGAACATTATTACAAAGACAACCGACGTAATCATTTAGATCCAAATGTTATCTACTTGTTGAGTCGATTTCAAAAAATCACATTTGATGATTTGAGAACTATTTCATTGAATAAAGACATCAAAAAGAAGCTTCGTCAGTTCATTGATGAGTTGTATCACGACTATGTAGGAATCAAATTAAAAAGTAAAACATTCATTGATAATTTAGTTAAGTGGGGAGATATTATGAAATGA
- the plsX gene encoding phosphate acyltransferase PlsX: MKRIAIDAMGGDNAPKAIVEGVNQAIEAFSDIEIQLYGDQTKINSYLIQSDRVAIIHTDEKIMSDDEPAKAVRRKKKASMVLAAKAVKEGKADAIISAGNTGALLAVGLFVVGRIKGVDRPGLLSTIPTVTGLGFDMLDLGANAENTAKHLHQYAILGSFYAKNVRGIANPRVGLLNNGTEETKGDPLRKATYELLTADNTISFVGNVEARELMSGVADVIVSDGFTGNAVLKSIEGTAISIMGQLKQIINSGGIKTKIGASLLKSSLYEMKKTLDYSSAGGAVLFGLKAPVVKSHGSSDVKAIFSTIKQVRTMLDTNVVGQLVEEFAKETQVND; encoded by the coding sequence ATGAAGAGAATTGCAATAGATGCTATGGGTGGAGATAACGCTCCTAAAGCTATTGTTGAGGGTGTTAATCAAGCAATAGAAGCATTTTCAGATATCGAAATTCAACTTTACGGTGATCAGACAAAGATTAACTCCTATCTTATTCAATCAGATCGTGTTGCTATTATTCATACAGATGAAAAAATTATGTCAGATGATGAACCTGCAAAAGCTGTTCGCCGTAAAAAGAAGGCTTCAATGGTTTTAGCAGCTAAGGCAGTGAAAGAAGGAAAAGCAGATGCCATTATTTCAGCAGGGAATACAGGTGCTCTTTTAGCTGTAGGTTTGTTTGTTGTGGGGCGTATCAAGGGAGTTGATCGTCCAGGATTATTATCAACTATTCCCACAGTAACCGGATTAGGATTTGATATGTTGGATCTTGGAGCTAATGCTGAAAATACGGCAAAACATTTACATCAATATGCTATTTTAGGCTCTTTCTATGCTAAGAATGTACGTGGGATTGCTAATCCACGTGTTGGTCTATTAAACAATGGTACAGAAGAAACAAAAGGAGATCCCCTTCGTAAGGCCACTTATGAACTTTTAACAGCAGATAATACAATATCTTTTGTTGGTAATGTCGAGGCGCGAGAACTTATGTCAGGTGTTGCAGATGTTATTGTATCAGATGGTTTCACGGGAAACGCAGTGTTGAAATCAATAGAAGGAACAGCTATTAGCATTATGGGGCAACTGAAACAGATAATTAATAGCGGCGGTATTAAGACTAAAATTGGAGCTAGTCTACTTAAAAGTAGTCTTTACGAGATGAAGAAGACTCTTGACTACTCTAGTGCTGGAGGTGCAGTTTTATTTGGTTTAAAGGCACCTGTTGTAAAGTCTCATGGTTCTAGTGATGTAAAAGCTATTTTTTCAACGATAAAACAAGTACGTACGATGCTAGACACTAACGTGGTCGGACAATTAGTAGAAGAATTTGCTAAGGAGACTCAAGTAAATGACTAG
- a CDS encoding phosphopantetheine-binding protein, translating into MTRQEIFERLINLIQKQRSYLSVAITEQTHLKNDLAVDSIELVEFIINVEDEFHIAIPDEDVEDMVFMRDILDYLVQRLT; encoded by the coding sequence ATGACTAGACAGGAGATTTTTGAAAGGCTGATTAACTTAATTCAGAAGCAAAGAAGCTATTTGAGTGTAGCTATTACAGAACAAACACATTTAAAAAATGATTTAGCGGTTGACTCTATTGAACTAGTTGAATTTATTATTAATGTTGAAGATGAATTTCATATTGCTATTCCTGATGAAGATGTTGAGGATATGGTATTTATGAGAGACATTTTAGATTATTTAGTTCAGCGTTTGACTTAG
- the purC gene encoding phosphoribosylaminoimidazolesuccinocarboxamide synthase, with translation MTNQLIYKGKAKDIYSTKDENVIRTVYKDQATMLNGARKETIDGKGALNNQISSLIFEKLNKAGVVTHYIEQISKNEQLNKKVDIIPLEVVLRNVTAGSFSKRFGVEEGHVLETPIVEFYYKNDDLDDPFINDEHVKFLGIVNDEEIAYLKGETRRINELLKGWFAQIGLNLIDFKLEFGFDQEGTIILADEFSPDNCRLWDKNGNHMDKDVFRRDLGNLTDVYQVVLEKLIAL, from the coding sequence GTGACTAACCAGCTTATTTATAAAGGAAAAGCGAAAGATATTTATAGTACAAAAGATGAAAATGTGATTAGAACGGTCTATAAAGACCAAGCTACTATGTTGAATGGAGCTCGTAAGGAGACTATTGATGGCAAGGGAGCACTAAATAATCAGATTTCATCTCTTATTTTTGAGAAATTAAATAAGGCTGGTGTGGTGACACATTATATTGAGCAAATTTCAAAAAACGAACAATTGAATAAAAAAGTTGATATTATTCCACTTGAGGTGGTGTTACGGAATGTGACAGCAGGCTCATTTTCAAAACGTTTTGGAGTGGAAGAAGGACATGTTCTTGAAACGCCAATTGTGGAATTTTACTACAAAAATGATGATCTGGATGATCCTTTTATCAATGATGAGCATGTGAAGTTTTTGGGTATTGTTAATGATGAGGAGATTGCTTATCTGAAAGGAGAGACTCGCCGTATTAATGAACTCTTGAAAGGTTGGTTTGCTCAGATTGGGCTTAACTTGATTGACTTCAAGTTGGAGTTCGGATTTGATCAAGAAGGTACAATTATCTTAGCAGATGAATTTTCGCCTGATAACTGTCGCCTATGGGATAAGAATGGTAACCATATGGACAAGGATGTTTTTAGAAGAGACCTTGGCAACCTGACGGATGTCTATCAAGTTGTACTTGAGAAGTTGATAGCATTGTAA